The DNA segment ATCCGTGCCCATTTACCTCCCGGCAGTGCCTTCGCCCGCCTGGGCGGGGATGAGTTCGGCATACTGGTCCAGAATCTCCCCAACGACGAACTCTCGGGATTTTGCGAACAGATGCTGTCGCTGGTACAGCGGAATTTTACCTGGAAGCACAACGTGATCAGCATCTCGGTCAGCATCGGGGTGGTAACCCTGGATCAGGCAACCCTTGATCCCTATGCCGTGCTGGCTGCTGCCGATGATGCTACCTATCTGGCCAAGGAATCCGGAGGCAACACCTACCGCTTCTACCGCACCGCCGATTTTTCTTTTCTGAAACGACGCGGCGAGATGCAGTGGGTGGCCCGGCTGACCAAATCTCTGGAGAACGACCGGTTTGTGCTGTTCGAGCAGCCAATCGTACACCTTTCGGACAGCAGTATTGCCAAGCGCGAAATCCTGCTGCGGCTGCGTGATGATGAGGATGAGCTGATCAGCCCCCAGGTATTCATTCCGGCCGCCGAACGCTACAACCTGATGCCAGCCATAGACCGCTGGGTAATCCGCAACACCTTTCGCTTTATTGCCGAAAGCGAATCGACCATCAAGTACTCCATTAACCTTTCCGGGGCCTCGATTGCCGACGAGAATCTGAGCGGGTATGTGACCGCACAGCTCGAGGAGCATGCGATCAATCCCGAGCAGATCTGCTTCGAGATTACCGAGACTACTGCAATAGAAAACCTGTCACGGGCTATTGACTTCATAACCCGGATGCGTGATCTGGGCGCAACCTTTGCGCTGGACGATTTTGGCAGCGGCTTTTCCAGCTTTACCTACCTGCGCAATCTGCCGGTACAGTACCTGAAGCTGGACGGCTCTTACGTGAAGGATATTCTGTCTGACAAGGTCAGCATGCAGATGGTCGATTCGATCAATGACATCGGTCATGTGCTGGGAATGCAGACCATTGCCGAGTATGTACGATCAGCCGAGCTGATGCGGGCACTGCGCGAGATGGGCGTGGATATGGGTCAGGGCTACGAAATACAGAAGCCTGCCCCGCTGGCCGACAGTATTGCGATAGATCGCCGGTAACTGCGTCGCCGGGTTCCTGCATTACCTCAGCGTGCGTACCGCCTGCTGACCGGAGGCGGTTCAGGAAAACGGCGGCAGCATCGTCAGCGGATCCAGCAGCCGGTCACATTCGGCAGCAGAAAACCCCTCGTCGGTCATCAGTACATCACGCAGTGAACGCCGCTCACGCTGAGCCTGCAGTGCAATCCTGGCAGCACGATCATACCCGATATCATCGGCAACCCGGGTAATCAGTGCCAGACTGCGCTCAACCTGCTCCCGGCAGATCTGTGGATTGGCGGTTATCCCCTCGATACAGCGACGGCGCAGTCCGTCGCAGGCATTCTTCAGCAGCCGCATGCTTTCCAGGGTCTCCCAGGCTATCAGCGGGAACATGATATTCAGCTCCAGAGGCCCCTGAGCGGCTGCCTGGGCGACTACGGCTACCTTTCCCTGTACATGGACCGCCAGCTGCTGTACCGCCTCCGGGATAACCGGATTGATCTTGCCTGGCATAATGGATGAACCGGGCTGTAGCTCCGGGAGGTTGATCTCCCCCAGCCCGCCATTCGGGCCGCTGGACATCAGCCGGAGATCGATACACCATCGCTGCAAGGTCGCGGTAAGCAGCTGCAAGGCACCCATCAGCTGCACCTGCGGCAGACGGCTGTTCATCTCGGCAGACGGCACTGCCGCCGGCTGGATCTCATAGCCGATTGATTCCGAAACAAAACGGCAGGCCGCCGCCGCGAACTGCGGGTGGGTATTCAGCCCGGTGCCGGCGGCGGTGCCGCCCAGCGCGACCACACGCAGACTGTCGATACTGCCGCGAACGGCTGCGGTGCCC comes from the Spirochaeta africana DSM 8902 genome and includes:
- a CDS encoding two-component system response regulator, with the protein product MLRQLSSSIDTKARLMIVEDEKIIALDLQRRLEKYGYEVTGLSNDGSEAVTMAEKDQPDLILMDIMLNGETDGVQAATRIFHDYQIPIIFLTAYADQRTLERAKEAQPFGYVLKPFKERELYSTIDIALYKSGVDKALKKHDRWLSAVLHNIGDGIIATRSDGSVEYMNPTAERMTGWQFNENAKSTVRLTDILPLHDSQTHLNVPIPEPDSIPVDSPVFFENLLLINKAGAHIHIEGSFAGIYDESKVCEGLVVAFQDVTTIKTMSDTIMYQASHDSLTGLINRDEFFAQLKRTISEHNGNTPDHLLYLDIDQFKVVNDLCGHLAGDELLRRISKDIRAHLPPGSAFARLGGDEFGILVQNLPNDELSGFCEQMLSLVQRNFTWKHNVISISVSIGVVTLDQATLDPYAVLAAADDATYLAKESGGNTYRFYRTADFSFLKRRGEMQWVARLTKSLENDRFVLFEQPIVHLSDSSIAKREILLRLRDDEDELISPQVFIPAAERYNLMPAIDRWVIRNTFRFIAESESTIKYSINLSGASIADENLSGYVTAQLEEHAINPEQICFEITETTAIENLSRAIDFITRMRDLGATFALDDFGSGFSSFTYLRNLPVQYLKLDGSYVKDILSDKVSMQMVDSINDIGHVLGMQTIAEYVRSAELMRALREMGVDMGQGYEIQKPAPLADSIAIDRR
- a CDS encoding lyase family protein yields the protein MAPDKRTERDSLGEVVLPADAAWGAQTQRAVDNFTFSGYPMPAALRRSVGLVKAAAANANAELGRLDPDAARAVRETALQIWQGELGDAFPVEVFQTGSGTSWNMNANEVIARLAAHRLGSRLHPNDHVNMGQSSNDVIPTAINLACLELLEPLCSSVDALAAALRSKGQEFADIVKLGRTHLQDAVPVRLGDAFAAVAAQLAEGTAAVRGSIDSLRVVALGGTAAGTGLNTHPQFAAAACRFVSESIGYEIQPAAVPSAEMNSRLPQVQLMGALQLLTATLQRWCIDLRLMSSGPNGGLGEINLPELQPGSSIMPGKINPVIPEAVQQLAVHVQGKVAVVAQAAAQGPLELNIMFPLIAWETLESMRLLKNACDGLRRRCIEGITANPQICREQVERSLALITRVADDIGYDRAARIALQAQRERRSLRDVLMTDEGFSAAECDRLLDPLTMLPPFS